Proteins from one Neodiprion fabricii isolate iyNeoFabr1 chromosome 5, iyNeoFabr1.1, whole genome shotgun sequence genomic window:
- the LOC124182754 gene encoding WD and tetratricopeptide repeats protein 1-like, with protein sequence MKMFSKENPRVVDLVRQRELSESCAASLSRKLQVTDDLVARLGLEKELEGHGGCVNCLEWNESGEILASASDDTHVILWDPFRYTKKKVFRTGHSGNIFSVKFMPKSNDGILVTGAGDCCIRVHDITVSDTILVCSCHKGRVKRIATAPSVPFMFWTAGEDGLILQYDTRVPHSCTSQDRRAVLINLVNHLGRLAEAKCITINARRPELIAIGANDAYVRMYDRRMIKPSTCQATPASNVDAVNENSEGIDAQAHLQRAGKGDSDDNIPLGCARYFVAGHLRTRHQDQKRNRSLAATYLTFSADGNDLLVNMGGEQIYLFDVNKGSSSKFLPKWTNGTRYSVPGDQWCSDQKRDEGIQLETYFKHNDPLVLPIHIENIKEEANTAFQKQKYTTAINLYNKAIAWCPHGAVLYANRAASFMKRAWDGDIYAALQDCQTTILLDPRHVKAHFRLARCLYELNRAPEAHKVIKNFQQNFPEFATNSACRALYKDIKKALGSEETNEEETDEVEEEEDKDEVEFPVGQVAQGVSAHELYWQRNSVDYDIRFCGHCNTTTDIKEANFFGSDGQYIVAGSDDGSFFIWDRETTNILRVLRGDESIVNCLQPHPSSCLLATSGIDPVIRLWSPRPEDGSQNERAIENLEDVASANQLRMKSNTFELMLLNMGYRFPGQQDHNQDQSGDDGDERERPMSPSQTSQSLNCRQS encoded by the exons ATGAAGATGTTTTCCAAAGAAAATCCCAGAGTTGTGGACCTGGTCCGTCAAAGAGAACTGTCG GAATCCTGTGCCGCTTCTCTGTCAAGGAAACTGCAGGTGACTGATGATTTGGTAGCCCGTTTGGGTTTAGAAAAAGAGCTTGAGGGTCACGGAGGTTGTGTCAATTGTTTGGAATGGAATGAGTCCGGGGA AATTCTTGCGTCTGCTTCGGACGACACACATGTCATACTGTGGGATCCGTTCAGATATACAAAGAAAAAGGTATTTCGCACAGGACACAgtggaaatatattttctgtcaag TTTATGCCAAAATCAAACGATGGCATTTTGGTAACCGGAGCAGGGGACTGCTGCATTCGTGTTCACGATATCACAGTCTCAGACACGATATTAGTATGTAGTTGCCATAAAGGTCGTGTGAAAAGGATCGCAACAGCGCCAAGTGTACCATTCATGTTTTGGACTGCTGGAGAAGACGGGCTAATATTGCAATATGACACAAGGGTTCCACACAGTTGCACATCCCAGGACCGAAGGGCAGTTCTTATTAACCTGGTCAATCACCTTGGTCGTCTCGCCGAAGCAAAATGCATCACGATTAATGCTCGCAGACCAGAACTCATTGCCATCGGTGCCAATGATGCCTATGTCAGGATGTACGACAGAAGAATGATCAAACCATCTACTTGCCAG GCTACGCCAGCCTCCAATGTCGACGCAGTGAATGAAAACTCGGAGGGAATTGATGCTCAAGCCCACTTGCAGCGTGCTGGAAAAGGCGACTCAGACGATAACATTCCCTTAGGCTGTGCTCGGTACTTCGTTGCCG GCCACTTGCGAACGCGGCATCAAGACCAAAAGAGGAATAGAAGCCTAGCTGCAACTTATCTCACATTTAGCGCCGATGGAAATGACCTTCTCGTCAATATGGGTGGCGAACAAATTTATCTCTTCGACGTTAACAAGGGCAGCAGCTCAAAATTCCTTCCTAAGTGGACGAATGGGACGCGATATTCGG TGCCCGGTGATCAATGGTGCTCGGATCAAAAGCGGGATGAGGGAATCCAGCTAGAGACTTACTTCAAGCATAATGACCCTTTGGTCCTGCCCATTCACATTGAGAACATCAAAGAAGAA GCAAATACAGCCTTTCAGAAACAGAAGTATACAACGGCGATAAACTTGTACAACAAGGCTATAGCTTGGTGCCCGCACGGAGCTGTCCTTTACGCAAATAGAGCTGCATCCTTCATGAAACGTGCCTG GGATGGCGACATCTATGCAGCGCTTCAGGACTGTCAAACGACGATTCTTCTCGATCCAAGACACGTCAAAGCTCATTTTAG ACTAGCCAGATGTCTTTACGAGTTAAACCGAGCCCCGGAAGCTCACAAAGTGATAAAAAACTTCCAGCAGAATTTTCCCGAATTTGCAACAAACTCAGCTTGCCGGGCTTTGTACAAAGACATCAAGAAAGCACTCGGCTCTG AGGAAACCAATGAAGAAGAAACTGATGAggttgaagaagaagaggacaAGGATGAGGTCGAATTTCCCGTAGGCCAAGTCGCGCAGGGTGTATCAGCACACGAGCTGTACTGGCAACGAAACAGCGTTGATTACGATATCCGATTCTGTGGTCACTGTAATACGACGACTGACATAAAAGAGGCAAATTTCTTTGGCAG CGATGGGCAATACATTGTGGCAGGATCTGATGACGGATCTTTTTTCATATGGGACCGTGAAACAACAAATATTCTTAGAGTGCTACGCGGCGATGAAAGCATCGTTAATTGCCTTCAACCACATCCATCTTCGTGTCTCCTGGCCACTAGTGGTATCGATCCAGTTATTCGGCTATGGAGTCCTCGCCCAGAg GATGGGAGCCAGAACGAGCGAGCTATAGAAAATCTGGAGGATGTAGCGTCGGCAAATCAATTAAGGATGAAGAGCAACACGTTTGAATTGATGCTGTTGAACATGGGATACAGGTTTCCAGGGCAACAGGATCACAACCAGGATCAATCGGGCGATGACGGAGATGAACGTGAGCGACCAATGAGTCCATCACAGACATCACAATCGCTCAATTGCCGCCAGAGTTAA
- the LOC124182758 gene encoding aarF domain-containing kinase 1 — MLRTSIMSRRRLVTLAATGAAVIGTLASLRANEYDVGAIGVVRLTRAALTVFQIGTHYKTKLYSAKLDKESPEYAKLKSEVHLYGAQKLLDLCCANKGVYIKVGQHIGALDYLLPAEYVKTLRILHSSAPQSSFPDILTVIKEDFKKDAYEIFKSIESVPLGTASLAQVHKAVLLDGRSVAVKVQHRAVKSNSYVDIKTMAALVKITSWVFPEFKFDWIVDESKKNIPQELDFTLEGRNAEKVKSLFKDFHWLKVPSIFWEFSSSRVLTMEFLEGGYVNDVDYLRAHNVNPYEVSGKLGRLYSRMIFVDGFVHSDPHPGNILIRKRDHEAEIVLLDHGLYATLSDQFRWEYAKLWLAILNGDRIQMRKYAETLGVGDLYGLLVCMVSGRSWDTIMAGIQKTKFTDSERDAFQEELPNVLPQISEVLERVNRQMLLVLKTNDLMRGIEHTLKTQARMSAFIEMSKCCVHSVYDEKQKSCKTSLSRWLVSLERQWSLVRLSVYYVYLGVINFDLHKSVEGLWTNEFYSF, encoded by the exons ATGTTGAG AACTAGCATCATGTCGAGGCGCCGCTTAGTCACACTCGCCGCCACTGGAGCCGCTGTCATCGGCACTCTAGCCTCGCTTAGGGCCAACGAATACGATGTAGGAGCGATCGGCGTCGTTCGACTTACGCGAGCTGCACTTACC GTTTTTCAAATTGGAACACATTACAAAACAAAGCTCTATTCGGCTAAACTTGACAAAGAGTCTCCTGAGTATGCAAAGCTGAAATCTGAAGTGCATTTATACGGTGCTCAAAAACTGCTGGATCTCTGTTGCGCTAACAAGGGTGTCTACATTAAG GTGGGGCAGCACATTGGAGCATTGGACTATCTGCTGCCTGCTGAATACGTAAAAACTCTGAGAATATTGCACAGCTCAGCTCCCCAGTCTTCCTTTCCTGATATCCTGACTGTGATAAAAGAGGATTTCAAAAAGGAT GcttatgaaatatttaaatcgATTGAATCCGTTCCCTTGGGTACGGCCAGTCTTGCCCAAGTTCACAAAGCCGTGCTTCTTGATGGAAGATCAGTTGCGGTGAAGGTGCAGCACAG GGCTGTAAAGTCCAACTCTTATGTCGACATCAAGACAATGGCAGCTCTCGTGAAGATCACATCGTGGGTCTTTCCAGAATTTAAGTTTGACTGGATAGTGGAcgaatcaaagaaaaatatacctcAGGAGCTAGACTTCACCCTTGAGGGAAGAAATGCAGAGAAGGTCAAGAGTCTCTTCAAGGATTTCCATTGGCTTAAG GTTCCAAGCATATTCTGGGAGTTCTCGTCATCTAGAGTTCTAACAATGGAATTTCTCGAAGGTGGGTACGTTAACGATGTCGACTACCTGAGAGCGCATAACGTGAACCCGTACGAAGTTAGCGGTAAACTCGGGCGGCTCTATAGTCGCATGATATTTGTTGACGGTTTCGTCCACTCCGATCCTCACCCCGGAAATATCTTGATAAGGAAAAGGGATCACGAGGCGGAAATTGTGCTGCTGGATCATGGTTTATATGCG ACACTTTCTGATCAATTCCGATGGGAGTATGCCAAGCTGTGGCTCGCAATATTGAATGGTGACAGAATACAGATGCGAAAATACGCAGAGACTCTTGGCGTCGGCGATCTATACGGACTCCTTGTTTGTATGGTATCTGGGCGAAGTTGGGATACGATAATGGCGGGTATTCAAAAGACCAAGTTCACCGATAGTGAG AGAGACGCTTTTCAGGAGGAACTTCCCAACGTTCTGCCCCAAATTAGCGAAGTGCTCGAACGAGTTAATAGGCAAATGCTTCTCGTTTTAAAAACCAATGATTTGATGCGGGGCATAGAACACACTCTCAAAACTCAGGCCAG AATGTCTGCATTCATAGAAATGTCGAAATGCTGTGTGCATTCAGTATATGACGAGAAGCAAAAGTCGTGTAAAACCTCACTGTCGAGGTGGCTGGTTTCGTTGGAGAGACAGTGGTCGTTAGTTAGATTATCGGTCTATTACGTGTACCTCGGCGTCATTAATTTCGATCTTCATAAAAGCGTCGAGGGTTTATGGACAAATGAATTTTACagcttctga
- the LOC124182760 gene encoding oxygen-dependent coproporphyrinogen-III oxidase isoform X2, protein MVFNVCHKTWHRIRFVVNYHRREECKLGIVKSMQAAGVLAGMFSIFSPSKDSLDGLEIEKFMTEPVSNMEKLEKHRTNMQARMELLIMKIQADFCRALEAEEQDGSKFRIDRWLRKEGGGGVSCILEDGQVFEKAGVNISVVHGSLPTEAIKQMRARGKKLSEGGPLPFFATGISAVIHPRNPYVPTIHFNYRYFEVTNTDGSVEWWFGGGTDLTPYYLNESDAVHFHKELKTACDVNNKSYYPKFKKWCDDYFFIPHRGERRGIGGIFFDDLDEPNQEEAFQFANSCAEAVIPSYIPLVQKHKNDGYGYSERQWQLLRRGRYVEFNLVYDRGTKFGLLTPGARIESILMSLPLTAKWQYMHKPEPGSEEDKLMSVLREPKDWLKIEA, encoded by the exons ATGGTATTCAACGTTTGCCACAAGACTTGGCACAGAATTCGATTCGTCGTCAACTATCATCGGCGAGAAGAATGCAAGCTTGGAATTGTCAA ATCTATGCAGGCTGCCGGAGTACTGGCAggaatgttttcaatttttagtcCTTCGAAGGATTCGTTGGATGGTctagaaattgaaaagtttatgACTGAACCAGTCAGTAATATGGAGAAGCTAGAGAAGCATCGTACAAATATGCAGGCTAGGATGGAGCTTCTAATAATGAAAATCCAG GCAGATTTTTGCCGGGCTTTAGAGGCGGAAGAACAGGATGGATCCAAGTTCAGAATTGATCGTTGGTTAAGAAAAGAAGGAGGTGGAGGTGTATCGTGTATCCTGGAGGATGGGCAGGTCTTTGAAAAGGCTGGAGttaatatttcagtcgtccatgGAAGCCTGCCGACCGAAGCTATCAAACAAATGAGAGCAAG AGGAAAGAAGCTTTCTGAGGGAGGTCCTCTTCCATTCTTTGCTACTGGAATTAGCGCCGTTATTCATCCACGGAATCCTTATGTTCCAACAATTCACTTCAACTACCGATACTTCGAAGTGACAAATACTGATGGATCAGTTGAA TGGTGGTTTGGTGGTGGAACTGACCTCACACCATACTATCTAAACGAGTCTGATGCCGTCCACTTTCACAAGGAGCTCAAGACAGCCTGTGACGTGAACAACAAGTCATATTATCCAAAGTTTAAGAAGTGGTGTGACGATTACTTCTTTATACCTCATCGCGGCGAGAGGCGAGGTATCGGgggaatatttttcgatgatCTCGATGAGCCAAATCAGGAGGAGGCATTTCAGTTCGCGAACTCGTGTGCGGAAGCTGTTATTCCATCGTATATACCTCTGG TTCAGAAGCATAAAAATGACGGGTATGGATATTCTGAACGCCAGTGGCAGCTTTTGAGAAGGGGTAGGTACGTTGAATTCAACCTGGTATATGACAGAGGAACTAAATTTGGGCTGCTCACTCCTGGTGCTCGAATAGAGAGCATACTTATGTCATTACCCCTAACTGCG AAATGGCAATACATGCACAAGCCAGAACCAGGCTCAGAAGAAGACAAACTTATGAGCGTTCTGAGAGAACCGAAGGACTGGTTAAAGATTGAAGCGTAA
- the LOC124182760 gene encoding oxygen-dependent coproporphyrinogen-III oxidase isoform X1 produces MVFNVCHKTWHRIRFVVNYHRREECKLGIVNRSMQAAGVLAGMFSIFSPSKDSLDGLEIEKFMTEPVSNMEKLEKHRTNMQARMELLIMKIQADFCRALEAEEQDGSKFRIDRWLRKEGGGGVSCILEDGQVFEKAGVNISVVHGSLPTEAIKQMRARGKKLSEGGPLPFFATGISAVIHPRNPYVPTIHFNYRYFEVTNTDGSVEWWFGGGTDLTPYYLNESDAVHFHKELKTACDVNNKSYYPKFKKWCDDYFFIPHRGERRGIGGIFFDDLDEPNQEEAFQFANSCAEAVIPSYIPLVQKHKNDGYGYSERQWQLLRRGRYVEFNLVYDRGTKFGLLTPGARIESILMSLPLTAKWQYMHKPEPGSEEDKLMSVLREPKDWLKIEA; encoded by the exons ATGGTATTCAACGTTTGCCACAAGACTTGGCACAGAATTCGATTCGTCGTCAACTATCATCGGCGAGAAGAATGCAAGCTTGGAATTGTCAA CAGATCTATGCAGGCTGCCGGAGTACTGGCAggaatgttttcaatttttagtcCTTCGAAGGATTCGTTGGATGGTctagaaattgaaaagtttatgACTGAACCAGTCAGTAATATGGAGAAGCTAGAGAAGCATCGTACAAATATGCAGGCTAGGATGGAGCTTCTAATAATGAAAATCCAG GCAGATTTTTGCCGGGCTTTAGAGGCGGAAGAACAGGATGGATCCAAGTTCAGAATTGATCGTTGGTTAAGAAAAGAAGGAGGTGGAGGTGTATCGTGTATCCTGGAGGATGGGCAGGTCTTTGAAAAGGCTGGAGttaatatttcagtcgtccatgGAAGCCTGCCGACCGAAGCTATCAAACAAATGAGAGCAAG AGGAAAGAAGCTTTCTGAGGGAGGTCCTCTTCCATTCTTTGCTACTGGAATTAGCGCCGTTATTCATCCACGGAATCCTTATGTTCCAACAATTCACTTCAACTACCGATACTTCGAAGTGACAAATACTGATGGATCAGTTGAA TGGTGGTTTGGTGGTGGAACTGACCTCACACCATACTATCTAAACGAGTCTGATGCCGTCCACTTTCACAAGGAGCTCAAGACAGCCTGTGACGTGAACAACAAGTCATATTATCCAAAGTTTAAGAAGTGGTGTGACGATTACTTCTTTATACCTCATCGCGGCGAGAGGCGAGGTATCGGgggaatatttttcgatgatCTCGATGAGCCAAATCAGGAGGAGGCATTTCAGTTCGCGAACTCGTGTGCGGAAGCTGTTATTCCATCGTATATACCTCTGG TTCAGAAGCATAAAAATGACGGGTATGGATATTCTGAACGCCAGTGGCAGCTTTTGAGAAGGGGTAGGTACGTTGAATTCAACCTGGTATATGACAGAGGAACTAAATTTGGGCTGCTCACTCCTGGTGCTCGAATAGAGAGCATACTTATGTCATTACCCCTAACTGCG AAATGGCAATACATGCACAAGCCAGAACCAGGCTCAGAAGAAGACAAACTTATGAGCGTTCTGAGAGAACCGAAGGACTGGTTAAAGATTGAAGCGTAA
- the LOC124182761 gene encoding beta-1,4-N-acetylgalactosaminyltransferase bre-4-like: MLAKGVVTQITEHVRGLSVGIAAILTLCYCLHPGRFASHYSHIKTEDIFNELEKAYLPKNNSCAVNISGKSSRLLYPLNEAKENPTALARRLGILPGGQWKPSNCHSLFNVAIILPYRNRKAQLTIFMNYIHPFLQAQNLDYRIFVVEQSPGREFNRAKLFNVGFNEAIKANDFHCFIFQDIDLIPQNLDNIYACTKMPRHMSSSVNTFRYNLPYNGLFGGAIALTREHFKRANGFSNVFYGWGGEDDDFYSRLQTRGLKVCRFGPDVAQYYMLIHAKEPPSSARFVNLETGARRYDTDGISNLEYRVLSHQLRPLYSWILADI; encoded by the exons ATGCTTGCGAAGGGGGTCGTCACCCAGATAACCGAACACGTCCGCGGCCTGTCCGTCGGCATCGCGGCGATACTCACTCTCTGTTACTGCCTCCATCCTGGCAGGTTCGCGTCGCATTACAGCCACATTAAAACTGAAGACATCTTCAACGAGCTTGAGAAGGCGTACCTTCCTAAGAACAACTCATGTGCCGTGAACATCAGTGGCAAGTCATCGCGACTTCTCTACCCGCTTAATGAGGCCAAGGAGAATCCGACGGCACTTGCAAGGCGACTAGGAATTCTACCGGGCGGACAATGGAAGCCCTCGAATTGCCATTCGCTCTTCAACGTAGCCATAATCCTGCCGTACAGGAACCGCAAGGCTCAGCTTACGATATTCATGAATTATATCCATCCCTTTCTTCAGGCCCAGAATCTCGATTACAGAATATTTGTCGTGGAGCAAAGTCCCGGACGCGAATTCAATAGGGCGAAATTGTTCAATGTCGGCTTCAACGAGGCGATCAAGGCCAACGATTTTCACTGCTTCATCTTTCAGGACATCGATCTGATACCCCAGAATCTCGACAACATATACGCTTGTACCAAAATGCCCAGGCACATGAGCTCTAGCGTTAATACATTCCGGTATAACTTACCCTACAACGGATTGTTCGGAGGTGCTATTGCACTTACTCGCGAACATTTCAAACGCGCCAACGGTTTCTCTAACGTTTTTTACGGATGGGGTGGCGAAGACGACGACTTTTACAGCAGACTGCAAACTCGGGGGCTCAAG GTTTGTAGGTTTGGGCCAGACGTCGCGCAATACTACATGTTGATACACGCTAAGGAACCGCCGAGCAGTGCGAGATTCGTTAACCTCGAAACTGGGGCGCGAAGATATGATACTGATGGAATCAGTAATCTCGAGTACAGAGTCTTGAGTCATCAATTACGTCCTCTATATTCGTGGATACTAGCTGATATATAA